A region from the Desulfitobacterium dehalogenans ATCC 51507 genome encodes:
- a CDS encoding sensor histidine kinase, whose amino-acid sequence MKFHQPLTLFFAIVTIGVIIYGYRMQDVGIVVLAIETVLDPAERIQMLPTMSITGMGVFLGISRYRLFPWLPMARAAAIDAIQEGIIIIDEQGRVVDNNIAVDRLIYDIIGVKRNVIGKNIERVLSAWPQWQSACKNVHEDEFEIDLLTWGKARFFRVKVYPLQGYNFRKNGTVSVLTDITNNRIRAQDAAGAEWAEEQVENELELLKQQMETIFSTISDLALLSIVDRNGNYVLYNEAVKLQFVEADADLTIGSAFRKGLYFSACGTEMDYCDIPEIKVLRGEKVSKYPFMMKRKTGETHFLFNGTPIYDKRGNVTYAIFFTLDITDQILRKRLAQVTQNLAELNMTKDKLIQAVIHDIRNPIATLVSLLELVEEKEHDPEYHHLLTTVSEQVKYTYTMVENLLKWFQQQKENVILNPSLINLYRNTQKAIEIYAKRAEGKGIVVKNRIRATMNVYADSDLIEFVLRNLVDNALKYTAKGGTISIQAHSSATDVIISVTDTGIGIDPANLRTLFKKPTLSTRGTEGEKGSGLGLMLCKEFVQSHGGEIWVESEPGKGSTFSFSLSTSGKSILVGGEE is encoded by the coding sequence GTGAAATTTCATCAGCCGTTAACCTTGTTTTTTGCGATCGTTACAATAGGGGTAATTATCTATGGGTATAGGATGCAAGATGTCGGAATAGTTGTTTTGGCCATAGAAACCGTTCTTGACCCTGCCGAAAGAATTCAAATGCTGCCCACTATGTCTATTACAGGCATGGGTGTTTTTTTAGGTATATCCAGGTATCGTTTGTTTCCATGGCTGCCCATGGCAAGAGCAGCAGCAATCGATGCGATTCAGGAAGGGATAATCATCATCGATGAACAGGGCAGAGTCGTTGATAATAATATTGCCGTAGACAGGCTTATCTACGACATTATCGGTGTAAAGCGCAATGTAATCGGAAAGAACATCGAGCGGGTGCTCTCTGCCTGGCCCCAATGGCAATCTGCTTGTAAGAATGTACATGAAGATGAGTTTGAGATTGATCTTTTGACTTGGGGGAAAGCAAGATTCTTCCGGGTAAAAGTGTATCCTCTTCAAGGATATAATTTCCGGAAAAACGGAACGGTTTCGGTTCTTACGGATATTACAAACAACAGAATCCGGGCCCAGGACGCCGCTGGTGCAGAATGGGCCGAAGAACAGGTTGAAAACGAGTTGGAGCTGCTTAAGCAGCAAATGGAGACGATTTTCAGCACGATATCGGACCTGGCATTGTTATCCATTGTGGATCGGAACGGCAATTACGTGTTATATAACGAGGCCGTCAAACTCCAATTTGTCGAAGCAGATGCCGATCTCACGATTGGCTCGGCCTTTAGGAAAGGATTGTATTTTTCTGCTTGCGGAACAGAGATGGACTATTGTGATATCCCGGAGATAAAAGTTCTCAGGGGAGAGAAAGTATCCAAATATCCCTTTATGATGAAGAGGAAAACCGGTGAGACTCATTTTCTGTTTAACGGGACTCCTATTTATGATAAAAGAGGAAACGTGACCTATGCTATATTCTTTACCCTGGACATCACAGATCAAATCCTTCGTAAGCGACTGGCACAGGTGACACAGAATCTGGCAGAGCTTAATATGACAAAGGATAAGCTCATTCAGGCGGTTATCCATGATATCCGCAACCCCATCGCAACCCTGGTCAGCCTGCTGGAATTGGTTGAGGAAAAGGAACATGACCCTGAATATCACCACCTTTTAACGACAGTGTCGGAACAGGTGAAATATACCTATACCATGGTCGAAAATTTGTTGAAGTGGTTTCAACAACAGAAAGAGAACGTAATTCTAAACCCTTCCCTGATCAACTTGTATCGGAACACTCAAAAAGCCATTGAGATTTATGCCAAACGAGCGGAAGGGAAGGGGATAGTAGTCAAAAACAGGATCAGAGCCACCATGAATGTCTATGCAGACAGTGATTTGATCGAATTTGTTCTGCGCAATCTCGTGGACAACGCGCTTAAATATACTGCAAAAGGCGGGACAATCTCCATTCAGGCACACTCATCCGCAACCGATGTGATTATTTCAGTCACTGATACCGGAATAGGGATTGACCCGGCAAATTTAAGAACCCTATTTAAGAAACCCACCCTATCAACCCGAGGAACAGAAGGTGAAAAGGGTTCAGGACTGGGACTTATGCTCTGTAAAGAATTCGTGCAGAGTCACGGCGGGGAGATATGGGTTGAGAGTGAACCGGGAAAAGGAAGCACGTTTAGTTTTTCTCTCTCAACATCCGGAAAATCAATTCTTGTAGGGGGAGAAGAATGA
- a CDS encoding response regulator — MKAILIDDDKPTLFILNKMLARIPRVEVVGEFLSAGDAYHFLKNNPVDLAFVDIRMPEESGLDFAWRILAEFPDLYVVFLTAYKDYALEAFEVQAFDYIVKPVQLERLERTVSRALQRKASEISSLKPVQHSNVLSVYCLGGLDLRNTNHDFVMINSSKGQELFAYLLINRERLTSKWRIMEDVFHGMSPQNAETYLNTTVYKLRKVLEQYGKRSAIVVSNESYVMETKDFYIDFIEFENKVRTLQRITEANLEEAIQAVNLFAGELFGDKDYQWSLAEKERLWDIYCSFAKKLGRYLLENRNLTLALQVFKKLVAINELDEESHCFLMQVYAAQNDLPALIRHYDRYVQLLQRELAISPSNWTAQLFLSLKKSLL; from the coding sequence ATGAAGGCAATTCTTATCGACGATGATAAACCTACGTTGTTTATTCTGAACAAAATGCTGGCTAGGATCCCCAGGGTGGAGGTCGTAGGTGAATTCCTGAGCGCAGGAGATGCTTATCATTTTCTTAAGAACAATCCTGTGGATCTGGCCTTTGTGGATATCAGAATGCCGGAGGAAAGCGGACTTGATTTTGCATGGAGAATCCTGGCGGAATTCCCAGACCTGTATGTGGTTTTTTTGACCGCCTATAAAGATTATGCCCTGGAGGCCTTTGAAGTCCAGGCCTTTGACTATATCGTCAAGCCGGTCCAACTGGAAAGGCTTGAAAGGACGGTAAGCCGCGCCCTGCAGCGCAAGGCTTCCGAGATTTCCTCGCTGAAACCTGTTCAACATTCTAATGTCCTATCCGTCTATTGTTTAGGTGGACTGGATCTTAGAAATACTAACCATGACTTTGTGATGATTAATTCATCCAAAGGGCAGGAGTTATTTGCCTATCTTTTAATCAACCGAGAAAGATTGACCTCCAAATGGAGAATCATGGAAGATGTTTTTCATGGCATGTCCCCTCAGAATGCGGAAACCTACCTTAATACCACCGTCTATAAATTACGAAAAGTATTAGAGCAATATGGAAAACGATCAGCCATCGTGGTCTCCAATGAGAGCTATGTCATGGAAACGAAGGATTTCTATATTGATTTCATCGAGTTCGAAAACAAAGTGCGTACCCTGCAGAGGATCACGGAGGCTAATCTCGAAGAAGCCATCCAAGCGGTTAACTTGTTTGCCGGAGAACTTTTTGGAGATAAGGATTACCAATGGTCCTTAGCAGAAAAAGAGAGATTATGGGATATTTATTGCAGCTTTGCTAAAAAGCTGGGCCGATACCTTTTGGAGAATCGGAATTTGACCTTAGCGCTGCAAGTCTTTAAAAAACTTGTGGCCATAAATGAACTGGATGAAGAGTCCCACTGCTTTTTGATGCAAGTTTACGCTGCGCAGAACGACCTGCCCGCGCTTATTAGGCATTATGATCGTTATGTCCAACTCCTGCAGCGGGAGTTGGCAATCTCACCAAGCAATTGGACGGCACAGTTGTTTCTAAGCCTAAAGAAATCCCTTCTGTAA
- a CDS encoding DUF3102 domain-containing protein has protein sequence MSDVISARTPGQIASEINLIKEQSGQMLLVNAVEIGRRLTEAKKLVPHGEWINWLKESVSYSRSTAARLMKTYREYGPKLTSPDGEDSSNVAALHHLGYMQGLILFGVPDEEREQFVADNGVETMSARELQQTVKERKQASEENDQNSEASPGTAKIQEPWNGLETGKQQELERAAEPIPVVTKVIMPKPVRPAESVHPDSERYDTQYAMHRDNILNAYAELLKTLVALDRTDPVKKERNRKEALKIATNMATTLKEYPPRIKTNLKIHGNTTLP, from the coding sequence ATGAGTGATGTAATATCCGCCCGGACGCCTGGGCAAATCGCGTCCGAGATTAATCTGATTAAGGAACAAAGCGGTCAAATGCTGCTGGTCAATGCCGTCGAGATTGGGCGGCGTCTGACGGAGGCCAAGAAATTGGTACCCCATGGGGAGTGGATCAACTGGCTTAAGGAATCAGTCAGTTATTCCCGCAGCACGGCGGCCAGACTGATGAAAACCTACCGGGAATACGGTCCCAAACTTACCTCACCCGATGGAGAAGACAGTTCAAATGTTGCAGCGCTGCATCATTTGGGCTATATGCAGGGACTCATCCTCTTTGGAGTCCCGGATGAAGAACGGGAGCAATTTGTGGCAGACAACGGGGTGGAAACTATGTCCGCCCGCGAATTGCAGCAGACCGTCAAAGAAAGGAAGCAGGCGTCTGAGGAAAATGACCAAAACAGCGAAGCCAGCCCGGGGACAGCGAAGATTCAGGAGCCTTGGAATGGACTGGAAACTGGCAAGCAACAAGAGTTGGAAAGGGCCGCGGAACCGATTCCAGTCGTAACGAAAGTCATCATGCCGAAACCTGTGCGGCCTGCCGAAAGTGTTCATCCCGACAGCGAGAGGTACGATACCCAATACGCTATGCACCGTGATAACATCCTCAACGCTTACGCAGAGTTGCTGAAAACCCTTGTCGCCCTGGACAGAACAGACCCGGTGAAGAAGGAAAGAAACAGAAAAGAGGCCTTGAAGATCGCGACCAACATGGCGACGACGCTGAAGGAGTATCCGCCCAGGATTAAGACGAATTTGAAGATTCATGGGAACACTACGCTTCCTTAA